A single genomic interval of halophilic archaeon DL31 harbors:
- a CDS encoding Long-chain-fatty-acid--CoA ligase (KEGG: htu:Htur_1609 AMP-dependent synthetase and ligase~PFAM: AMP-dependent synthetase/ligase): MSNLTTNLEAAVSDHPDKPAVGYDGHETSYADLWARTGQFAAALAERGVAEGDAVGVYLPNLPQFVTAFHGTLRAGGVVVPMNPQYKSREISHLLGDSEANVVVTLPDLVPFVEEVRAETDVEHVVSIGEATENSVSLQEFLVDDTLDVVERDDDDLAVQPYTSGTTGQPKGVQLTHRNLESNAEVSQTLVPGEIEPEDGQLGVLPLFHIYGMTVVMNATLFSGATYYPLPAWEAEKAISLIEDEELTLMHGVPAMYNDVINQPDAEEFDLSSLRMCGVGGSGIPVEVLRQFEQLYGEELVYEGYGLTETSPVTHFNTPDMGRRVGSIGKTVDGVSAKVVDDDFEAIAPVESGPIDSDEEDVDEITGELVVSGPNVMRGYAGLPEANEEAFTHEGGKRWFHTGDLGYHDEDGFFYVVDREDHTINTAGYNVYPREVEELLFELEGVADVAVVGIPDERRGETVKAFVVPTPNADLSEDQVRQFCLDRLAEYKHPREVEFVEELPRTTTGKVQKFELQD, translated from the coding sequence ATGTCAAATCTCACGACAAACCTCGAGGCGGCTGTCTCCGACCACCCCGATAAGCCAGCCGTCGGCTACGACGGCCACGAGACGAGTTACGCCGACCTCTGGGCGAGAACCGGCCAGTTCGCGGCTGCGCTCGCCGAGCGAGGCGTCGCCGAGGGCGACGCAGTCGGCGTCTATCTCCCGAACCTCCCGCAGTTCGTCACCGCGTTCCACGGCACGCTGCGGGCGGGCGGTGTCGTCGTTCCGATGAACCCGCAGTACAAATCCCGCGAGATCTCCCACCTGCTCGGCGACAGCGAAGCGAACGTAGTCGTGACGCTGCCCGACCTCGTGCCGTTCGTCGAGGAAGTGCGCGCAGAGACCGACGTGGAGCACGTCGTCAGCATCGGCGAGGCAACAGAGAACTCCGTCTCCCTTCAAGAGTTCCTCGTGGACGACACACTGGACGTGGTCGAGCGTGACGACGACGACCTCGCGGTCCAGCCCTACACCAGCGGAACGACCGGCCAGCCAAAAGGGGTGCAGCTGACCCACCGCAACCTCGAGTCCAACGCAGAGGTTTCTCAGACGTTGGTTCCGGGGGAAATCGAGCCCGAGGACGGCCAACTCGGCGTCCTCCCGCTGTTCCACATCTATGGGATGACGGTCGTCATGAACGCGACGCTGTTCAGCGGCGCTACCTACTACCCGCTGCCCGCGTGGGAGGCTGAGAAGGCCATCTCACTCATTGAGGACGAGGAGCTCACGCTGATGCACGGGGTCCCCGCGATGTACAACGACGTGATCAATCAGCCCGACGCCGAAGAGTTCGACCTCTCTTCGCTCCGGATGTGTGGCGTCGGCGGCTCGGGGATTCCCGTCGAGGTGCTCCGGCAGTTCGAGCAACTCTACGGCGAGGAACTCGTCTACGAGGGGTACGGCCTGACCGAGACCAGTCCGGTCACCCACTTCAACACGCCCGATATGGGCCGCCGTGTCGGGAGTATCGGCAAGACCGTCGACGGCGTCTCCGCGAAGGTAGTCGACGACGACTTCGAGGCAATCGCCCCCGTCGAATCCGGACCCATCGACAGCGACGAGGAGGACGTCGACGAAATCACGGGCGAACTGGTCGTCTCGGGCCCGAACGTGATGCGGGGCTACGCTGGCCTGCCCGAGGCAAACGAGGAGGCGTTCACCCACGAGGGCGGGAAGCGCTGGTTCCACACCGGTGACCTCGGCTATCACGACGAGGACGGCTTCTTCTACGTCGTCGACCGGGAAGACCACACCATCAACACCGCCGGCTACAACGTCTACCCACGCGAAGTCGAGGAACTCCTCTTCGAACTGGAGGGTGTCGCCGACGTTGCGGTGGTCGGCATTCCGGACGAGCGGCGCGGTGAGACGGTCAAAGCGTTCGTCGTCCCGACCCCGAACGCCGACCTGAGCGAGGACCAGGTCCGACAGTTCTGTCTCGACCGGCTCGCGGAGTACAAACACCCACGCGAGGTGGAGTTCGTCGAGGAGCTTCCCCGAACGACCACCGGGAAGGTCCAGAAGTTCGAACTGCAGGACTGA
- a CDS encoding carbonic anhydrase (PFAM: Carbonic anhydrase~KEGG: hut:Huta_0295 carbonic anhydrase), translating to MNEEFLAMLSRNAAHADAFDARFDGLEHEQHPAAVTVCCSDSRVLQDHIWGNDEPGHVFTCGNIGNRVVQQTAEGQVVSGDVLYPVEHTGTETVVVVGHTDCGAVTATYDHLTDGLSEPPGIKYCLELLAPHLKAGIDALPDNLDREGAVNHLVEYNVDRQIEFLQESDDVPDDVDLIGVVYDFQHAYDGKRGEVHVINVDGKTDPEALRDAYPDAADRIARRWSY from the coding sequence ATGAACGAGGAATTCCTGGCGATGCTTTCGCGCAACGCCGCCCACGCCGACGCGTTCGACGCCCGCTTCGACGGACTCGAACACGAGCAGCACCCCGCGGCAGTCACCGTCTGCTGTTCGGACTCCAGGGTCCTGCAGGACCACATCTGGGGCAACGACGAACCCGGCCACGTCTTCACCTGCGGGAACATCGGCAATCGCGTGGTCCAGCAGACAGCCGAGGGCCAGGTAGTCTCCGGAGACGTGCTCTACCCAGTCGAACACACTGGCACCGAAACGGTGGTGGTCGTCGGCCACACCGATTGTGGCGCAGTCACAGCGACCTACGACCACCTCACCGACGGCCTCTCGGAGCCGCCGGGTATCAAATACTGTCTCGAACTGCTCGCCCCGCATCTCAAGGCGGGCATCGACGCGTTGCCCGACAATCTCGACCGCGAGGGTGCGGTGAACCACCTCGTCGAGTACAACGTCGACCGCCAAATCGAGTTTCTGCAGGAGAGCGATGATGTCCCCGACGACGTGGACCTCATCGGCGTTGTCTACGACTTCCAGCATGCCTACGATGGCAAGCGGGGCGAAGTCCACGTCATCAACGTCGACGGTAAGACTGATCCCGAGGCGCTCCGGGATGCGTACCCCGACGCCGCAGACCGAATCGCGCGGCGCTGGAGCTACTGA
- a CDS encoding Methyltransferase type 11 (PFAM: Methyltransferase type 11~KEGG: hbo:Hbor_17580 methyltransferase) produces the protein MGDKRALAERLYGLAGFDSPRLDLEQYPTPPDFAAHLLHLAALQGDIADQTVVDLGTGTGVLALAAACRDPAQVLGLERDPTALAVARENEGIVDPLRPVDWLLGDATRPPLCPETGTTVLMNPPFGARQGSGGADRAFLETAAKLATVSYSIHNAGSQAFVESFAADNGGEVTHAFAAEFEVERLYDHHEQERADLEVEVFRIDWE, from the coding sequence ATGGGAGACAAGCGTGCGCTGGCCGAACGCCTCTACGGCCTCGCGGGCTTCGATTCACCCCGACTCGACCTCGAACAGTATCCCACGCCGCCAGATTTTGCAGCCCATCTTCTCCACCTTGCTGCTCTGCAAGGCGATATCGCTGACCAGACCGTCGTCGATCTCGGGACAGGCACGGGCGTGCTCGCCCTTGCGGCCGCGTGCCGTGACCCCGCGCAGGTGCTTGGCCTCGAACGTGACCCGACCGCGCTCGCTGTCGCACGCGAGAACGAGGGAATCGTCGACCCACTCCGCCCGGTCGACTGGCTGCTCGGCGACGCGACTCGGCCGCCACTCTGCCCGGAGACGGGGACGACGGTGTTGATGAACCCCCCGTTCGGCGCTCGGCAGGGCAGCGGCGGTGCCGACCGAGCCTTCCTTGAGACGGCAGCCAAACTGGCGACGGTTTCGTACTCCATTCATAACGCCGGGAGTCAGGCGTTCGTCGAATCCTTCGCAGCCGACAACGGCGGCGAGGTCACCCACGCCTTCGCGGCCGAGTTTGAGGTGGAACGGCTCTACGACCATCACGAGCAGGAGCGGGCCGACCTCGAGGTCGAGGTGTTCCGCATCGACTGGGAGTGA
- a CDS encoding hypothetical protein (KEGG: htu:Htur_1799 hypothetical protein) has translation MSTSVDQAVAACQPAAVEPVELTGDALETTAPDYLREVKCALAAEGYQPAELTIAGCFAEDCSLATQKEADRLRGYVRAASFLGAGTLTVTVDDVGDAEKVRPALSALEERARREGVTLTVEGLELPA, from the coding sequence ATGAGCACCAGCGTGGATCAGGCCGTTGCGGCGTGTCAGCCGGCAGCGGTCGAACCAGTGGAACTGACGGGGGATGCACTCGAGACGACCGCACCGGACTACCTCCGGGAGGTCAAGTGCGCGCTCGCAGCTGAGGGGTACCAGCCCGCCGAACTCACCATCGCGGGCTGTTTCGCGGAGGACTGTTCGCTCGCGACGCAGAAGGAGGCTGACCGCCTCCGCGGCTATGTTCGCGCAGCCTCGTTCCTCGGTGCCGGCACTCTCACTGTCACCGTCGACGACGTCGGCGACGCGGAGAAAGTCCGACCCGCGCTCTCGGCCCTCGAGGAGCGCGCCCGCCGGGAAGGCGTTACACTCACGGTCGAGGGGCTGGAACTCCCGGCCTGA
- a CDS encoding Transcription initiation factor IIB (HAMAP: Transcription initiation factor IIB~PFAM: Transcription factor TFIIB, cyclin-related; Zinc finger, TFIIB-type~KEGG: hbo:Hbor_17550 transcription initiation factor IIB (TFIIB)~SMART: Cyclin): MERPTRERQQESESEEETVDETLSCPECSSEEVITDDDQGELVCDDCGLVLDERQIDRGPEWRAFNHSERQSKSRVGAPITETMHDRGLTTTIDWKDKDAYGRSLSSEKRSQMHRLRKWQERIRTKDAGERNLQFALSEVDRMASALGVPRSVREVASVIYRRALNEDLIRGRSIEGVSTAALYAACRQEGIPRSLDEVAEVSRVPQKEIGRTYRYISQELGLELKPVDPKQFVPRFASELGLSEEVQSKATEIIDVSAEQGLLSGKSPTGFAAAAIYAASLLCNEKKTQREVAEVAQVTEVTIRNRYQEQIEAMGFR, from the coding sequence ATGGAACGCCCGACCCGGGAGCGACAGCAGGAGTCCGAATCCGAGGAGGAGACGGTCGATGAGACGCTCTCTTGCCCGGAGTGTAGCTCCGAGGAGGTCATCACGGACGACGACCAAGGCGAGCTGGTCTGTGACGACTGTGGGCTGGTGCTCGACGAGCGCCAGATTGACCGCGGGCCAGAGTGGCGCGCGTTCAACCACTCCGAGCGCCAGAGCAAGTCCCGTGTGGGAGCGCCCATCACGGAGACGATGCACGACCGCGGGCTGACGACGACCATCGACTGGAAGGACAAGGACGCCTACGGTCGTTCACTCTCCTCAGAGAAGCGGTCCCAGATGCACCGCCTGCGAAAGTGGCAGGAGCGCATCCGGACCAAGGACGCCGGCGAGCGTAACCTCCAGTTCGCCCTCTCGGAGGTCGACCGCATGGCCTCCGCGCTGGGCGTCCCGCGCTCGGTCCGTGAGGTGGCGTCGGTCATCTACCGCCGCGCGCTCAACGAGGACCTGATTCGGGGCCGCTCTATCGAGGGCGTCTCGACGGCCGCGCTCTACGCGGCCTGTCGCCAGGAAGGAATCCCGCGCAGCCTCGACGAAGTCGCCGAGGTTTCACGCGTCCCCCAGAAGGAGATCGGCCGGACGTATCGCTACATCTCCCAGGAGCTCGGCCTCGAGCTCAAGCCGGTCGACCCAAAACAGTTCGTCCCGCGGTTCGCCTCGGAACTTGGCCTGAGCGAAGAGGTTCAGTCCAAGGCCACCGAGATCATCGACGTGTCCGCCGAGCAGGGTCTGCTTTCGGGGAAATCCCCGACTGGCTTTGCGGCCGCCGCCATCTACGCTGCCTCGCTGCTCTGCAACGAAAAAAAGACCCAGCGCGAGGTCGCCGAGGTCGCACAAGTGACGGAAGTCACCATCCGGAACCGGTATCAGGAGCAGATCGAAGCGATGGGATTCAGGTAG
- a CDS encoding Conserved hypothetical protein CHP03663 (TIGRFAM: Conserved hypothetical protein CHP03663~KEGG: hvo:HVO_1479 dolichyl-phosphate-mannose-proteinmannosyltransfe rase) gives MRRPDRVTQTVVAVAVVALLVRLVGLGARPFHWDEARVGYWTLRSLAVGVYEYRPVAGGPFLPIVARWLFSVVGASDALARLPVALVGGALPLAALLFRDAALQPTASRGFAERAVDADHDSEGRLSTPPRERSPLGLDGLETISLAILLGFAPPLLYYSRVFRGDLPLAAFALVALGCFHRARARDSRRALYAGAVAFGIALTTSGFVLAVLGCWLVALVLVFDEGRVRGDPPGVLLGRACRVVRNLTAWAVPVLRAVLVTVGVALFFYVPRGVVDFTRPGTILTALYQGSVGAVNQFLAVRVLGRHAPPTHLNDHALLPFVRGNLVVLVVTALPVVALALWGFLRERYRGRSRPAVSFGAYWAGVGLLVFPAATEVNEPWVVVHVLVPLTLPAAVGLAALWRYARQGVAAGDAVRVATAVLLLSATGLHTGLVVADEVYDAPAPEDDLPGFAQPDVELRPAMKSASTAIIGNDGVDVLYVGERFFLSTESVVERPPVPADARDAFSARLPLAWYTERMGAETASVSSAETVPESLPPVVVTTPRHAPALSDQMGSYSRFRVDLALSDRTVVVYVQE, from the coding sequence ATGCGCCGTCCCGACCGGGTCACGCAGACCGTCGTCGCTGTCGCGGTCGTCGCGCTCCTCGTCCGGTTGGTCGGGCTCGGAGCGCGACCGTTCCACTGGGACGAGGCCCGCGTCGGCTACTGGACGCTCCGTTCGCTGGCAGTGGGTGTGTACGAGTACCGCCCCGTCGCTGGTGGCCCGTTCCTCCCAATCGTCGCTCGCTGGCTTTTCTCGGTCGTCGGTGCCAGTGATGCGCTCGCCCGGCTGCCGGTCGCACTTGTCGGCGGGGCGCTCCCGCTCGCAGCGCTGCTGTTCCGCGACGCCGCGCTTCAGCCGACAGCCAGCCGTGGCTTTGCGGAGAGAGCGGTCGACGCGGACCACGATTCCGAGGGTCGGCTGTCGACACCGCCACGGGAACGCTCCCCGCTCGGGCTGGACGGACTCGAAACCATTTCACTCGCGATACTGCTCGGATTCGCCCCACCGCTACTCTACTACTCGCGCGTGTTCCGAGGTGACCTGCCGCTGGCTGCGTTCGCGCTCGTCGCGCTCGGCTGTTTCCACAGGGCTCGTGCCCGAGACAGTCGACGCGCGCTCTATGCTGGGGCCGTCGCGTTCGGGATCGCCCTGACCACCTCGGGCTTCGTACTGGCTGTGCTCGGCTGTTGGCTCGTTGCGCTGGTGCTGGTCTTCGACGAGGGCCGAGTTCGGGGGGACCCGCCCGGGGTCCTACTGGGTCGCGCGTGTCGGGTCGTTCGGAATCTCACAGCGTGGGCCGTGCCTGTTCTCAGAGCCGTGCTGGTGACCGTCGGAGTTGCGCTGTTCTTCTACGTCCCGCGGGGAGTCGTCGACTTCACTCGCCCAGGAACAATCCTGACGGCGCTCTATCAGGGGTCAGTTGGCGCTGTCAATCAGTTCCTTGCTGTCAGAGTGCTGGGCCGCCACGCACCCCCGACGCATCTGAACGACCACGCGTTGCTCCCATTCGTCCGAGGCAACCTCGTGGTGCTGGTGGTGACGGCGCTCCCCGTCGTTGCACTGGCGCTCTGGGGGTTCCTCCGCGAGCGCTACCGTGGCCGCTCCCGCCCCGCGGTCAGCTTCGGTGCGTACTGGGCGGGTGTCGGCCTCCTCGTCTTCCCCGCTGCGACGGAGGTGAACGAGCCGTGGGTCGTCGTCCACGTGCTCGTCCCACTGACACTCCCCGCCGCAGTCGGATTGGCGGCACTGTGGCGCTACGCTCGACAGGGTGTCGCCGCGGGGGACGCCGTCCGTGTCGCGACCGCGGTACTCCTGCTCTCAGCCACCGGGCTCCACACTGGCCTCGTCGTCGCTGACGAAGTGTACGATGCACCCGCGCCGGAGGACGACTTACCTGGGTTCGCCCAGCCAGATGTGGAACTCAGGCCAGCGATGAAGTCAGCGAGTACAGCCATCATAGGCAACGATGGGGTTGATGTGCTCTACGTGGGCGAGCGGTTCTTCCTCTCTACTGAATCAGTGGTCGAGCGGCCACCAGTGCCGGCCGACGCGCGCGATGCCTTCTCTGCACGGCTGCCGCTCGCGTGGTACACAGAACGGATGGGTGCAGAGACAGCAAGCGTCTCCTCAGCCGAGACTGTTCCCGAGAGTCTGCCGCCGGTTGTGGTGACGACGCCACGGCACGCGCCTGCTCTCTCTGATCAGATGGGCTCCTACAGCCGGTTCAGGGTTGACCTCGCGCTCTCTGACCGAACAGTCGTGGTCTACGTACAGGAGTGA
- a CDS encoding hypothetical protein (KEGG: hbo:Hbor_17510 hypothetical protein): protein MSVLDSLPDRPLTDAELTSFNRSDALEIAVNVSEAESKTPGDVSALLLATESWVKGLVHGEGGWRVVATCDLGDDEERFDAMQHCEEAVREAIDEE, encoded by the coding sequence ATGAGCGTACTCGACAGCCTGCCGGACCGGCCGCTGACCGACGCCGAACTCACCTCGTTCAACCGCTCGGACGCCTTGGAAATCGCCGTCAACGTGAGCGAGGCTGAGTCGAAAACTCCTGGAGACGTCTCGGCGCTCCTGCTCGCGACCGAAAGCTGGGTCAAAGGGCTGGTCCACGGTGAGGGTGGCTGGCGCGTCGTCGCAACGTGTGACCTGGGCGATGACGAGGAGCGCTTCGACGCGATGCAACACTGCGAGGAGGCAGTCCGGGAGGCGATAGACGAGGAGTGA
- a CDS encoding UspA domain-containing protein (PFAM: UspA~KEGG: hla:Hlac_1496 UspA domain protein) — MYTNILVPTDGSPAATDAIEHAINLAETYGARLHALYVVDSTSFASIDAGSQVVVEALEKEGKQAVKEVDERADAAGVTVETHVVSGTAYRSILDYIDAENIDLVVMGTHGRRGVERFLLGSVTERVVRSADVPVLTVREKNEDDE, encoded by the coding sequence ATGTACACCAATATTCTCGTCCCCACCGATGGAAGCCCAGCCGCGACTGACGCGATCGAGCACGCTATCAACCTCGCCGAGACCTACGGCGCCCGTCTCCACGCGCTCTATGTCGTTGATTCGACGTCCTTCGCCTCGATTGATGCCGGCTCGCAGGTCGTCGTCGAGGCACTCGAGAAAGAGGGCAAGCAGGCAGTCAAAGAGGTGGATGAACGCGCGGATGCTGCGGGCGTAACGGTCGAAACCCACGTCGTCTCCGGCACAGCCTACCGAAGCATCCTGGACTACATCGACGCCGAAAATATCGACCTGGTAGTCATGGGAACCCACGGTCGACGTGGCGTCGAGCGATTCCTGCTGGGCAGCGTCACCGAGCGTGTGGTCCGTAGCGCCGACGTCCCGGTGCTGACCGTTCGGGAGAAGAACGAAGACGATGAGTGA
- a CDS encoding ferredoxin (PFAM: Ferredoxin~KEGG: hla:Hlac_1430 ferredoxin) — MADYTVEFVRTGETIEIPETQTILKACLEAGIAQEYSCRVGMCLACSAKIIEGEVEQTVAEHRALTPEEAEEYALTCMARPQSDLKLDRGKYPPSIEDMGAEPGDAAVSDDD, encoded by the coding sequence ATGGCCGACTACACCGTCGAGTTCGTGAGGACTGGCGAAACCATCGAAATCCCGGAGACCCAGACCATCCTCAAGGCGTGTCTCGAGGCCGGCATCGCCCAGGAGTACTCCTGTCGCGTCGGGATGTGTCTGGCCTGTTCGGCGAAAATCATCGAAGGCGAGGTCGAACAGACCGTCGCCGAGCACCGCGCACTCACTCCCGAGGAGGCCGAGGAGTACGCCCTGACCTGCATGGCCCGACCGCAGTCGGACCTCAAACTCGACCGCGGGAAATACCCACCGAGCATCGAAGATATGGGGGCCGAACCCGGCGACGCCGCTGTTTCCGACGACGACTGA